The DNA window GCTGGGACCTGGCAGAGTTTAAGAATTACGGTGCTTCCTCAGCTGTTTGCTTGTTACTTTGAGGGAAAGAATTCCATTATGAGTTCCTCTGTGGTCCATGAGCTGTCCTGGCCCATTCCGTGGAGGAGgaaaggcagctccagcccctcattcccattcccagtgcgGCACTGGGGGATGCTCCTTGCTGGAGAAATTTGGGATCAGTGCTGGGTCAGGATCAGGGCCAGGGTTAAGGTCAGAGCCATGCCAGAGTCCACCCCATGCTGGAAGGAGGATCCCAGGGGGTGATCCCAGATTTTGGGGGAACCAGGTGATTCCAGCTCATTAACAAAGATCCTGGGGTTTTCTGCTCCCCATCCCACATTCTGCTGTGTTTCCCGGAGTTCCTCTTTCCCAGAAATCCCCCTTTGTGTCCCCATTTCTGGGGACACAGGACAACAGTGCCAtgaggggcagggacagggctgggaatCTCCTGCTGGGTTCCCTTGGAGGGAAAATGGCTTCCCTTGGAGGCAGCAGGgcctgggaatggggactgagaatgggaatggggacacaACAGGGGTGGGAatagggacaggacagggatggggatggggatggggatggggatggggatggggatggggatggggatggggatggggatggggatggggatgaggaaggacctggtggcacagggacattttccaTCGGGACAGGCTCTGGCCACACCCAACTGCTCCAGGCAGGATCCGTGTCCTTGTGGCCCTGGGTGTTGGTGACACTGGCATGGCCCTGGGGATGTGGCACCTCCTCACTCATGGCTCTGGCTTGGAGCTGCAATTCCCAGTGCTTCATTCATTATGCAAATTATGTAAATGATCATTAATAATGCAGGacttccttctgctcccagctggagcagggggatCCCGGGGGCAGTGGAGCAGTTGTGACAGAGGGATCTGGATGGGGCCCTGGATGTGTCCatgtgtccccatccctgtgtgtccccgtgtcccatccctgctggtCCAAGCCTGTCCCAGCCTCTCCCACAGCTGTGCCACCCCTGGACCCTCCCGGATCTCCCTTGCTCCCAGTGTCCCTTTCATTCCCAGGTGCCATTCTTGGGATCTGattcccagtgtccccttcATTCCCATGGTGCCATTCCCAGTGGCCCCTTCATTCCCAGGGTGCCATTCCCATGGTGCCATTCCCAGTGGCCCCTTCATTCCCAGGGTGCCATTCCCATGGTGCtattcccagtgtccccttcATTCCCAGGGTTCCATTCCCAGGGTGCCATTCCCAGGGTTCCATTCCTAGGGTGCCATTCCTGGGTGCCATTCCCAGTCTCCCCTTCATTCCCAGGGTGCCATTCCCacagtgccattcccagtgtccaCTTCATTCCCATGGTGCCATTCCCGGTGTCCCCTTTATTCCTGGGGTGCCATTTCCAGGCCCTGAGCCCTGATGGTGCCCGATGTTCCCACAGGGATCGAGTGCCCACGGGGTGCCCGGAACgttccagggctggcacaggaagGGGAGCCCTTCAGCGAGGAGGCCACACTCTTCACCAAGGAGCTCGTGATGCAACGGGAGGTACGGCCAGAGCCTGCATGGGATATCTGGGGGGATCTGCTGGAGCCAGGGGGGATCTGAGGGGGTCTGAGGGCAGCAGGGTGGAGGGTGCAGCCATACCCAGAGATCCTGGGGGTACACAGAGTTTCTTTGGGATATGGAGAGATCCCAGGTGATTCTGAGAGATCCCAGGGGATGCAGGGTGGATGTGGGATTGGATTCTGGATGGATCCCCCTGTTTGAACCCATTCCCATGAACATCTCTGGATATTAAAATTCCCTGGAACTCCTGCAATTTCCCTGATTGCAATTCCGGAACTCAGGGCCCATTTTTGGGTAATTATTCTGATTCACAATTCCAAGGTGGATCCCAgatccctccctccccctgctGGCTTTCAAGGTCTCCCTGAGCCAGAATTCAGGGACTGATGCTCCCACCCAGATGTTGGCACTGGCACAGATGTGGGCATGGATAGAGATGGGATTTATGGATCCAGATGGGATTCCTGTATCCAGATGTGGCCATGGCTGCAGACACGGTTGATGCAGATAGGGACACAGCTGTAGTTTTGGGCATGGATCCAGATGTGGGCAGAGATGCAGATCCTGACATGGATGCAGTTGTGGGTGAGGATTCAGATGTGGTTTCTGGCTGCAAATGCAGGTGTGGGCATGGTGATGACTGTGGGCCTGGATCCAGATGTGGGAATGGATCCAGATGTTGCTGTGGTGCAGATGTGGTGCAGTTGTGGATCCAGATATGGGTGTGGATCCAGatatggcagcagctgcaggctggTGGTGCTGGATGTGGGGACATGGGAATGCAAGGACACAGGGATtacagggacacggggacacagggatacagggacacAGGCATGTGGGACGTGGGAATGCAGGGACACAGGAACATAAGGATGTAGAATGTTGGGACATGGGAAAGGGATATGGGaatacagggacacaggggcacagTGATGCGGGGACATGGGAATGCAGGGACCTGAGGATATGgaaacacagggacacaggaatacagggacacagggacactaGGACACAgggaggcaggaaggcagggatATAGGGATGCGGAAACACAGGGACACGggtgcagggacacagggatatgaggacacagggacacgaggacacagggacacggggaagaagggacacaGGAGTACAGGGGTGTGGGGACACAGGAGTACAGGTGTGTGGGaacacaggggcacaggggtgCAGGGACACAGGAAGGAACATGGAGAAACAGGGACACAGGAGtacagggacacggggacactgcAGTCCCCCTCCCTGCTTGGCATGCCGCGCTGCCGGGAATTGCTGACCCGCGTCCCAAGGGCCTCACTCCGCTGCCTCGGCACATTCTGGAGCCTCAGCGCCTCACCTGATCGGGAATGTggcggggaggggggtggggggggggcagaTGGAGCCAGGACACTTCCTGGGAATGTCATGGTGAGGCCATGGGGAGATGGGGGTGCTGCCCAAGAACGTGGGGCTGGGTAGGCCACGTGGAACtgggggcacagagcaggagtTGGGGATGCAGGGCAGGAGTTGGGGATGCAGGGCAGGAATTGGGGATGCAGAGAAGGAACTGGGAGTGCAGGGCAAGAATTTGGGATGCAGGGCAGGAATGCTGTGGCAGGGAGGCCACGGGGAGCTGGGATGCTGCCCAGGCCAGTTCCTGGCTCTGGCTGCGGGTCCCGGCGTGGGTCCCCACGGTGGCCCCGGGCGCGTTCCCGCCGGCAGCCGagtccctgcccacccccacaGCCCTGGGATATTTTTATCCGGCGGCTCCGGCTGCTGCTGACTCACAGGCCCGGAGCCGCCGCTGAAGAACCGGCCCCGCAGTGTGGGGAGCAGGCGGTGCTGGGATGCTCTAACGGGATCGTGGCTCCCAGAGCACCCGGGAAGGGCCCGGGGGACCCTCGGGTGCCCCGAGGCTCCTCCGCGGCCGCACGGATCCGGCGGGAGCTGCTGATGCTCCGGAAACGCCGGGAAACTGCCTCGGCACCCCCAGCACATTCCAGAGCTTTCTGGCCTGGGAATTCCCAGTCGGTCAGTCCTGCCCTGATCCCAGCACTGATCCCAACCCAAATCCCAGCACTGATCCTAGCCCTGATCTCAGCATTGATCCCAGCACCAATCCCAACCCTGGTTCCAATCACAGGGCCAATCCCAATGCCAACTCTAATCCCAGCCCTGATCCCAGCACAAATCCTAATCCTAAAGCCAATCCCAGGGCCCTGTGCTCAGAGTACCCACCATATCCCACTATATCCTcccacatcccatcccatcccatcccatcccatcccatcccatcccatcccatcccatcccatcccatcccatcccatcccaccccaccccaccccatcccatcccatcccatcccatcccatcccatcccatcccatcccatcccatcccatcccatcccatttcattatcccgttatcccatcccattatcccatcccaaattcccaattccaggaattccattCTATCCATCTTGTTAAAGACAATCCCCTTGGCTGCCCTGAACCCTTCTCGCCCCCAGAGACTGGAATGATTActtgggagcagggcaggaatcAGGCTTTGGGATGTGGGAAAAGGCAAACACTGACAAATTAAATCTAGGGGCTTTTAGGGTATGGCAGGGAACTCcccacagcagtgggatttGGAGTTCTCCTGGTGCATCcccgggatgggatgggatgggatgggatgggatgggatgggatgggatgggatgggatgggatgggatgggatgggaatgaggaGATGAGGAGATgagatgaggatgaggatgatgaacTCAGATGCTCTATTTTTGGGTTAAAATCAACACAAATAAATTCCGTAAATCCCTCCAGCCCCCTGTGACATTCCCAGTATTTTTCGGATCATTCCCGTCTATCCCCAACACAGGGAGGAGCTCAtcccccaggagcaggagcaggagcaggaggtgctggcaTTCCCAGATTGGCCTGGGTGGGAAAATTCgggaatgaaaggaaaagcaggaatatgGTTTTGGGAAAAACTGCCCCAGATCTGCCAAATATagcaaaaatcctaaaaaaaactACCAGATCCCAAGGCTGAGCCCTGACAGCTCTGTGGTGACTGGGGGAGGGGCTCAGCCGCTGGGTGTCTCCGGGAGGTGATGGTAGCACTGGGGTGGAGGTGccaccttggggacactggTGCCATCGAGGGTCCCTTGTCCCCACTGCCACAGGGACACTCTGTGTCCCTATGGAGGggtgtcccttgtccccaccaccaccagccAGCACACCCTGTGGCCCGGTGTCCTGTCACCATGCTGGGGGTGATAATGTCCCCAGACAGCTGAAGCTCCTGGTGTCCCCTCAAAGTGTCCCCACTCCACACAACAGGGGATCCTGCTGTCCTCTCACAGGGGAGGTCCCGCTGTCCCTCCCATCCCTCCCAGGCAGGGGCAGCACCACTGATGGATCCTggtccctcctccctcccttcaaTCCTAGTTCCAGCCTGAAACCCCCCCAGTCTCACACAGGGGTCCTGCTGTGCCCCCCCTGCTCCTGTCACCCAATTCCCATCACCCCCTAACTGTGCCCCCCATGTGACCCTCCATGTCACCCTCCAATTCTCATCACCCCCTAACTGTGCCCCCCATGTGACTCTCCATGTCACCCTCCAATTCTCATCACCCCCTAACTGTGCCCCCCATGTGACTCTCCATGTCACCCTCCAATTCTCATCACCTCCTAACTGTGCCCCCCATGTCACCCTCCATGTCACCCCCCAATTCTCATCACCCCGATGTCACCCCCTAATTCTTGTCCCCCCCACCCAGTTCTCATCACCCCAGTGTTGCCCCTTAATTCCTGTCGTCATTCCCCCCCACAGTTATTGTCATCCCCCATGtcaccccctcccctcctccatcCTCTCCCTCAATCTCCCTTCCCGGCTCTGCgatttttccaaagctttttCCTGCTGAGGACAAAAAACCCCTTTGAGGCAGACGGGGAGGGGGGCATCCCCGCGGCCCCCCGAGTCCCCCATCCTCCCGTTTAAGCCCACGGGCACTCAGCGTTACAAATTTGGaacaatatttattaaaatacaaaaatacacttgtttttttttttttttgttggattcGCGGTACAGTCGGATCCTTCTGGCGTTTACAGCCCTAGAGGGAACTTCTGTATCTCCTTCCCGCCTTccgccccccccacccccggacacccccaaaaccaaaatttttACTCTGCTTTGCCCCCCCGCCGCGACCTCCCTCCGAGAACATTTTAAAGCTAAAACGAGAAATTAAAGTAATTCCAGCGCCCGAGCAACTGGGAGGGCCCCCCCTCGCTGCTGCCAGACCTACCCCATCCCCTCGGGACCCCCGTGAGGCACTTGGGGTCCTCACCAGGACCCCCCCGGCTTCACCTTCGATGCtggtgcccccccccccccccccattgtcACCTCCCACCCTCCCCGAGCCCTTAATTTCTCCCAGTCCCCACCCGTCCCCCCATTCCATGAGCAGCCCTTGGGGATGTCCCCATTGTCaccccctcccagggaaggaggggTGTTCCCCACACCTCTCCCCCCCTACCCCAGTCaaataaaaggacaaaaaatgccatttttagtGAAGGTGGTTACAATCATTGGTCAAGTCTCCTGTGGgggcccccccagcccccccaggaGCCATAGCCCTGTACCAGGGGGGCCTGGAGGGCCCGGGGGGGGTGACAAACACCGTGGGAAAGGGGGTGCAGAGCAAATCAGGGGAGCACCTGCtctcccccccacacacacaaaaatgccCCCTAAACCACCTTCCCCGGGTGcctgtggggtttttccccctcttcccgtgggttttttgaggatttttttttgcttgaataCATTGCAGATGTCCATCCCCAGTCCCCCCGCCCCGAACACCCCCCTCCCAAAATCCATTCCTTTATTGCATTGGGAGGGTCTTGGCACGGATCCCACTCCGGTGACGCCGGAGCCGCGGGTGCACGGCCAAGGGCACCGCCACGGTGTTTGGGGGGGCCGACCTCACCCCCTCCCCACAATcacccccaaaaacacccctgaacccccacccccccccaaaccccaccccaaCAGCTCCTGCCACCACATGCCCCCACACCACCACGGCACCGCCGCTTGTCCCCGAGCacggggattttttttcctcttattaccaattattatttttttctctcctctgtttctcctggtttgttggggttttttttgtttgtttgtttgtttttttcgttttctgtgtttaaatagAACCTGCAAGTTAGAAAATAGTGGTTTTCTCGTAGGAGTTTTGGGTGGGTTTCGTTAAATTTTAATAGAATTTGCAGCTCTTCTCGGCCCCGAGGTTGGCTATAGAAGCATGTACACGAAAAAGAGTGTCTTCCCCCCTCTGTACAAAAGTTGTGTCTATTATTGAGGAATTCTCCTGGTTTTCCTTAGTACTGAGGAATTCTCCTGGGTTTCCTTCTTTTTGGAGTTCTGCTTTTGTGCATCTATTGCATTTATAATAATTCAGGGCCGGGGTTGGAGTCGGTGGGAGGGGGGGGAACGATGacccaaaaaaaaagcaggaaaaaagcccccaaaaaagAGTCATATCTGGGTTTCCTGAACTTTCTCCTTGGGGTGGGTCTGGATTAAATAAGGGTCGGCCAGGGTGGTCCCAGGGGGGTGCAGGGAGTTGCCCAGCGTGTTCTCTGTCCAGTGGGCGCTGTGTCCGGCCTTGTAGGTGCTGTAGTTGAGGTGCTCGTGGATGTTGGGCAGCACCAcggccccttccccagccccaccGGCTGGGGTCGCCGCAGGTGTGGCCGTGGTGGCCGGCGCGATGTCCTCATCCACCTGGATGATCTCCACGGTGCGGGCAGCGGTGACGGTGCTGCGCTGCTGGTGACGCTTGCGGAGCTTGTAGAAGACGATGAGcatggcagcagccagcagcgTCACGGCCACGAAGCAGCCGATGATGATCTTGGTGGTCTTCATCACCTCATCCAGGCTGGTCTGCAGCTTGTCACCGGTGTCAGCCGTGGGCACAGCCACCTGCTTGGGTGGGCGCGTGGTCTGCACCAGCacggtggtggtggtggtgtagGCTGGCTGGTAGCCCGTGGAGGTGGTGGGCACGGGCTTGGTGAACTTGGGGGACATGTCCTCGGGGGAGATCTCGGTGGTCTCCACCGTGACGGTGGTGAAGAAGCTGTAGTTGGAGGTGTTGAGCTCGGCCGTGCTGACATTGAGGAAGGCCGAGGCGTTGGAGTTGCCAGCCACATTGGTCACCATGCAGGTGTAGAGGCCGGTGTCGCTGAGCAGCACGTGCGAGAAGTTGAGGGTGCCGTCGTTGAGCACGGCCAGGCGTGGGTGGCTTGAGGCGTGGCTCAGCACGGTCCCGTTGGGCAGCAGCCACCGCACCGAGGACATGGAGGGCGTGCGGCAGCGCAGCTCGGCCACGCGCCCCTCTGAGATGTTGAGGTCCGTGGGCGCGTCCATGATGAAGGGCGCCGAGCACTGGAAGGAGGTCTGGTCCACCTCCACCAGGAAGCGGCCCCGCATGTGCAGCGGGGCATGGCAGCGGCCGCAGCAGGTGGAGTTGGTGGGGATGTACTCCCGCAGCCACCACGACAGCCAAAGGATATCGCAGTCACAGTCCCAGGGGTTGTGATGCAGGTGCAGCTCCACCAGGTAGCGCAGCGGGGCGAACAGGTCGTGGGGCAGGGACGACAGGTTGTTGTGGGCCAGGTTGAGCTCCACCAGCGCCGTCAGGTCGTCGAAGGCATTGCGCTCGATCAGGTTGATCTGCGAGTTCATAATCCAGAGCTTTTTGAGGGATTTGAGCCCGTGGAAGGAGCCCGGTTTGATCTCGGGGAAGTTGTTGCCCGAcatctccagctcctccaggcccacCAAGGGCGTCAGGTTGGGCATGTCCTTAATGTTGCACATCCCCAGGTTGAGGTACTTGAGGTTGTACAAGCCCTCGAAGGCGCCCTCAGAGATGTACTCGAGCTTCTTGAGCTCGCCCAGGTCGAGGCGCATGAGGGAGGGCACGCGGTTGAAGGCGTAGCTGGGGATGCTCTCAATGGGATTGTTGCGCAGCCACAGTTCCCGCAGCTTGGACAGGTACTCGAAGGCACCGCTGGGGATCACCGTCAGCCAGTTGTCGAAGAGCTCCAGGGTGTTGAGGCTGGCTAGGCCGTTGAAGGCGCCCACCTCGATCTGCCGGATGGCattcctgcccagctgcagcacctccaggtgGTGCAGGTGGCGGAACGTGTCTGCCTGGATCATCTGGATGTTGTTCTCCATGAGGTTGAGATAGCGAGTGTTGGAGGGGATGCCAGGGGGCACCTCGGCCAGGCCGCGCCGGGTGCACACCACCTTGCTGAACTGGTTACTGCAGGAGCACACAgaggggcagctctgggggccCGGCGAGGCAGTGGCCGCGGCCAGGAGCCAGGCGTGCAGGGTCAGGGAGGCGGCCAGGAGCCCCGGCCAGGTGCGGCGGTGGCGGCAGTGGCGGTGGAGATGGTGCACAGTTACCTGCCACAAGAGCTTCATGGTGTGGCACGTTCATCATTCACCATCATCTAGGGATGGCGGCGAGAACAGGGAGAATGGGCTCGGGCCCCCCGCCTCTCCCGGCTCCCATGAGCTGGGGGGCTTGGCTGGCCAGAGGGAGGGGGGTGTCGGGGTGCAGGGGTCAGGGAGCTCAGAGGGGATCGGGGGTTGAGGagggagaaattaaaatttaggGGGGAAAAACCAGCGGTAGGTGCTGGGAGGGGGGAAGAtggggggagaggaggagaaggaacccccccccccccggcccggccccgct is part of the Cinclus cinclus chromosome 4, bCinCin1.1, whole genome shotgun sequence genome and encodes:
- the LRRC4 gene encoding leucine-rich repeat-containing protein 4, with translation MKLLWQVTVHHLHRHCRHRRTWPGLLAASLTLHAWLLAAATASPGPQSCPSVCSCSNQFSKVVCTRRGLAEVPPGIPSNTRYLNLMENNIQMIQADTFRHLHHLEVLQLGRNAIRQIEVGAFNGLASLNTLELFDNWLTVIPSGAFEYLSKLRELWLRNNPIESIPSYAFNRVPSLMRLDLGELKKLEYISEGAFEGLYNLKYLNLGMCNIKDMPNLTPLVGLEELEMSGNNFPEIKPGSFHGLKSLKKLWIMNSQINLIERNAFDDLTALVELNLAHNNLSSLPHDLFAPLRYLVELHLHHNPWDCDCDILWLSWWLREYIPTNSTCCGRCHAPLHMRGRFLVEVDQTSFQCSAPFIMDAPTDLNISEGRVAELRCRTPSMSSVRWLLPNGTVLSHASSHPRLAVLNDGTLNFSHVLLSDTGLYTCMVTNVAGNSNASAFLNVSTAELNTSNYSFFTTVTVETTEISPEDMSPKFTKPVPTTSTGYQPAYTTTTTVLVQTTRPPKQVAVPTADTGDKLQTSLDEVMKTTKIIIGCFVAVTLLAAAMLIVFYKLRKRHQQRSTVTAARTVEIIQVDEDIAPATTATPAATPAGGAGEGAVVLPNIHEHLNYSTYKAGHSAHWTENTLGNSLHPPGTTLADPYLIQTHPKEKVQETQI